Within the Mycobacteriales bacterium genome, the region CCCGAGCCGAACGTGCCGCGGCAGCTGACCACGAGCACCTGATAGCCGCGCTCGGCGTACAGCCGCGCCAACAGGCCTTCGACGACCCGTCCGTACGGCGTACGCGTGATCAGCAGCGGCAGCCCGTTCGGCTCGGCGGCCGGGTGGTAGCGGTCAGCGAGCAACGTCACGCCGTCCGTGACCGGGATCGCGATGTCGCGGTCGACGCAGACCTTGGTCGTCCTGGCGGGCGGCAGCTTCGCGAGACGCGCAGCAGCGCGGCTGGTCACAGTCACGCAGGCGACAGTACGCACCTGCAAGCAACGCTCGCCACCCACACCGCCACCGTGGTGGCGGGTCAGGCCGTCCGGTGCGAAGATCGCCGCACTCCTTCACATCAGGCGGGCGGCGGGCATGTTCGACACAGTCATCGCGGGCGGCACCGTTGTCGACGGGACGGGTTCAGCGCCGTACGCCGCCGACATCGCCATCCAGGACGGGCGCATCGTCGAGATCGGTCAGGTCAGCGGCGAGTCGCGCGAGCGGATCGACGCGGGCGGCCTGCTCGTCACCCCCGGCTGGGTCGACGTCCACACCCACTACGACGGCCAGGTGACGTGGGACGAGGCGATCGAGCCGTCCGCCGCCAACGGCGTCACCACATTGGTGATGGGCAACTGCGGCGTCGGGTTCGCCCCCGTCCGACCCGCCGACCACGCCGCGCTGATCGACCTGATGGAAGGCGTCGAGGACATCCCCGGTTCCGCCTTGTCGACCGGCATGCCGTGGGGCGAGTGGGAGAGCTTCGAGGAGTACCTCGACCTGCTGGACGGCCGTCGGTACGCCCTCGACGTCGCCGCCCAGGTGGCGCACGGCGCGGTTCGGTTCTACGTCATGGGTGAGCGCGGCCGGGCCAACGAGGACGCGACCGCTGACGACCTCGAGCAGATGGCCGCGATCGTGCGGAGCGCGCTCGACGCCGGCGCGGTCGGCTTCACGACCTCGCGCACGGTGGGTCACCGGTCGAAGTCCGGTACGCCGGTGCCGGGCACGTTTGCGGCGAAGTCCGAGCTGGTCGCGATGGCGGAGGCGATGCGGGGCGCCGGCCACGGCGTCTTCGAGGCGATCGTCGCCGGCACGATCGGGAAGCTGGACGCCCTCGGCGGTGAGCGCTCGACGATGATGGAAGAGTTGCCGCTGCTGCGCGCCGTCGCCGAGGCGAGCGGTCGCCCGGTCACGTTCACCGTCGCCCAGCTCTTCGACGATCCCGAGGAGTGGCGCCGGGTGATGGACGCCGCGCGCGAGTCGTCGGCGTCCGGCGCGGTGCTGCGCCCGCAGATCCTGCCGCGGTCGGTGACGCTGATGACCAGCCTCGACGCCTACCACCTGTTCATGTTCCGCCCGACCTATCTCGCCATCGCGGACCTGCCGCTGGCCGAGCGAGTGGCCGAGATGCGCCGGCCCGAGGTCCGCGACGCGATCCTCAGTGAGACCGACAAGTTCGAAGACCAACCCAACGGCGCCGCCGCGTTGATGCTGCTGTTCAACAGTGCGCTGCCGGTGACGTTCCCGCTCGCCGAACCGGTCAACTACGAGCCGTCGTTCGACGACTCCGTCCTGATGAAGGCGATGGCGGCGGGCGTCGAGCCGCAGGCGTACATGTACGACCTGCTGCTCGAGGATGAGGGCAAGGCCTTCTACATGGCGCTCGGCTCGAACTTCGCCGGCGGCAACCTCGAGGTCTGCCGCGAGATGCTGCTCGACCCGAACTCGGTCACCGGCCTGTCGGATGCCGGCGCCCACGTGAACCTGATCTCCGACTGCTCGTCCTCGACGTTCCACCTCACCCACTGGGGCCGGGACCGTACGGCGGGCGAGCTGCTGCCGATCGAGGTGCTCGTGCACAAGATGAGCGGTGACACCGCCGCGCTCTACGGCTTCACCGACCGCGGCACCCTGGAGGTCGGCAAACGTGCCGACATCAACGTCATCGACTTCGACCGGCTGCGCATCAAGGCGCCCGAGCTTCGCTACGACCTGCCG harbors:
- a CDS encoding amidohydrolase family protein gives rise to the protein MFDTVIAGGTVVDGTGSAPYAADIAIQDGRIVEIGQVSGESRERIDAGGLLVTPGWVDVHTHYDGQVTWDEAIEPSAANGVTTLVMGNCGVGFAPVRPADHAALIDLMEGVEDIPGSALSTGMPWGEWESFEEYLDLLDGRRYALDVAAQVAHGAVRFYVMGERGRANEDATADDLEQMAAIVRSALDAGAVGFTTSRTVGHRSKSGTPVPGTFAAKSELVAMAEAMRGAGHGVFEAIVAGTIGKLDALGGERSTMMEELPLLRAVAEASGRPVTFTVAQLFDDPEEWRRVMDAARESSASGAVLRPQILPRSVTLMTSLDAYHLFMFRPTYLAIADLPLAERVAEMRRPEVRDAILSETDKFEDQPNGAAALMLLFNSALPVTFPLAEPVNYEPSFDDSVLMKAMAAGVEPQAYMYDLLLEDEGKAFYMALGSNFAGGNLEVCREMLLDPNSVTGLSDAGAHVNLISDCSSSTFHLTHWGRDRTAGELLPIEVLVHKMSGDTAALYGFTDRGTLEVGKRADINVIDFDRLRIKAPELRYDLPAGASRILQGAEGYVATLVNGVVTRRDDVDTGARPGRLARASAATATA